The proteins below are encoded in one region of Helianthus annuus cultivar XRQ/B chromosome 2, HanXRQr2.0-SUNRISE, whole genome shotgun sequence:
- the LOC110883669 gene encoding mediator of RNA polymerase II transcription subunit 28 — protein MAERQSSDQPHSHDTRTHSPQPPTKDDMIGYVMALEAALLPCLPAQELQAIDRSPHPSHQIDVERHARDFMEAAKKLQLYFIGLQREDQSTNQRRNLAKGYCDDGGRTEDKD, from the exons ATGGCCGAGAGACAATCGAGTGATCAACCACATTCACATGATACTCGAACACATTCTCCTCAACCGCCCACTAAGGATGATATGATCGGATATGTTATGGCATTGGAGGCTGCTTTACTCCCATGTCTTCCTGCACAAGAGCTTCAAGCTATCGATCGATCTCCCCACCCTTCACATCAGA TTGATGTGGAGAGGCATGCTAGAGATTTCATGGAGGCTGCTAAAAAACTCCAACTTTATTTTATCGGTTTGCAGCGTGAAGATCAATCAACCAACCAAAGAAGAAATCTCGCGAAAG GATATTGCGATGATGGAGGAAGAACTGAGGACAAAGACTGA